The following are encoded in a window of Bradyrhizobium sp. WBOS07 genomic DNA:
- a CDS encoding quinone oxidoreductase: protein MTKAVRVHKVGGPEALVYESVDVPAPGPGEVRIRQHAVGLNFIDVYYRTGLYKAPGLPFIAGNEASGEVVAVGPGVTNFHPGDRVAYYHNLGAYTGERNIPWEKLVKLPDHITHEQGAVLMLKGLTVWYLLHKTFKVEPHHRVLVHAAAGGIGLLACQWARALGAHVIGTVGSREKAELAEANGCDHVILYNEEDFVARVKQISRNEGCDVVYDGVGKATFPGSLSCLKPRGMFVSFGNASGPVPPFAIAELNNHGSLFATRPKLNDYVGTRKELLEGADTLFAAVINGKLHVPINHAYALKDAAKAHIDLESRKTTGASILKP from the coding sequence ATGACCAAAGCGGTCCGTGTGCACAAGGTCGGAGGCCCCGAAGCCCTGGTCTATGAGAGCGTCGACGTGCCGGCGCCCGGGCCCGGCGAGGTGCGGATCCGCCAGCACGCGGTCGGCCTGAACTTCATCGACGTCTACTATCGCACCGGGCTCTACAAGGCGCCGGGGCTGCCCTTCATCGCCGGCAACGAGGCCTCGGGCGAGGTGGTCGCGGTCGGGCCCGGCGTTACGAACTTTCATCCCGGTGACCGCGTCGCCTATTATCACAATCTCGGCGCCTATACCGGCGAGCGCAACATCCCCTGGGAGAAGCTGGTCAAGCTGCCCGACCACATCACCCACGAGCAAGGTGCGGTGCTGATGCTGAAGGGGCTGACCGTCTGGTATCTCCTGCACAAGACCTTCAAGGTCGAGCCGCATCACCGCGTGCTGGTCCACGCCGCCGCCGGCGGCATCGGCCTGCTCGCCTGCCAATGGGCGAGGGCGCTCGGCGCCCACGTCATCGGCACGGTCGGCTCGCGCGAGAAGGCCGAGCTCGCCGAGGCCAACGGCTGCGACCACGTCATCCTCTACAACGAGGAGGATTTCGTCGCGCGCGTCAAGCAGATCAGCCGCAACGAGGGCTGCGACGTCGTCTATGACGGCGTCGGCAAGGCGACCTTCCCGGGCTCGCTGTCCTGCCTGAAGCCGCGCGGCATGTTCGTCTCGTTCGGCAACGCCTCGGGTCCGGTGCCGCCGTTCGCGATCGCCGAGCTCAACAATCACGGCTCGCTGTTCGCGACACGGCCGAAGCTCAACGATTACGTCGGCACGCGCAAGGAGCTGCTGGAAGGCGCCGACACGCTGTTTGCCGCCGTCATCAACGGCAAGCTACATGTGCCGATCAACCACGCCTACGCGCTCAAGGACGCCGCGAAAGCGCATATCGATCTCGAAAGCCGCAAGACCACGGGCGCGTCGATCTTGAAGCCGTGA
- a CDS encoding TerC family protein gives MTDLITSPEAWAALFTLTALEIVLGIDNVIFISVLVSRLPEQQAHRARQIGLALALVFRLILLSLLVWLIGLTAPVFSVAGQAFSWRDLILIGGGLFLIAKATHEIHGEVESDHGRNENKSTGSAFFWVIVQIIVVDLVFSLDSIITAIGMAEDIRIMVAAVVIACAVMYVSAGPVARFVAEHPTTKMLALAFLVLIGVALVADGFQFHIPRGYIYFAIAFSAAVEFFNVLARRNRKRSGTPSV, from the coding sequence ATGACCGACCTCATCACCAGCCCCGAAGCCTGGGCCGCGCTGTTCACCTTGACGGCGCTCGAGATCGTGCTCGGCATCGACAACGTCATCTTCATCTCGGTGCTCGTCTCGCGCCTTCCCGAGCAGCAGGCGCACCGCGCCCGCCAGATCGGCCTCGCGCTGGCGCTGGTCTTCCGCCTCATCCTGCTCAGTCTGCTGGTCTGGCTGATCGGTCTGACCGCGCCGGTGTTCTCGGTTGCGGGGCAGGCTTTCTCCTGGCGCGACCTGATCCTGATCGGCGGCGGCCTGTTTTTGATCGCCAAGGCGACGCATGAGATTCACGGTGAGGTCGAGTCCGATCACGGCCGGAACGAGAACAAGTCCACAGGCAGCGCCTTCTTCTGGGTGATTGTCCAGATCATCGTCGTCGACCTCGTGTTCTCCCTGGATTCGATCATCACCGCAATCGGCATGGCGGAGGACATCCGGATCATGGTCGCGGCGGTCGTGATTGCCTGCGCGGTCATGTACGTTTCGGCGGGTCCGGTGGCGCGCTTCGTCGCGGAGCATCCGACCACGAAGATGCTGGCACTCGCCTTCCTGGTGCTGATCGGCGTCGCGCTGGTCGCGGACGGATTCCAGTTCCACATTCCCCGCGGCTATATCTACTTCGCGATCGCGTTCTCGGCGGCGGTCGAATTCTTCAACGTGCTGGCCAGGCGCAATCGCAAGAGGTCCGGCACGCCGTCGGTTTAG
- the pcsA gene encoding phosphatidylcholine synthase yields the protein MADVQIDLILIAGAMDSQEDSLKPTPAIRAAAFSVHIFTAFGAAIALLAMLEAVREHWAAMFQWLGVALIIDAIDGPIARRLDVKNVQPNWSGDVLDLVVDFVTYVFVPAYAIVASGLLLPVAAPLLGVAIIVTSALYFADLRMKADDNHFRGFPALWNAAAFYLFLLHWPPLWSTLLVTALVVLTFVPFHVLHPVRVVRLRWLTMSLIAIWAVLALYVLEMDFRVGTGVTIVLCAIALWISFSDALIRLVRSFA from the coding sequence ATGGCGGATGTGCAAATCGACCTCATTCTGATAGCAGGAGCCATGGATAGCCAAGAGGATTCCCTGAAGCCCACGCCCGCGATCCGCGCCGCGGCCTTCTCGGTGCACATCTTCACCGCGTTCGGCGCGGCGATCGCGCTGCTGGCGATGCTGGAGGCCGTGCGCGAGCACTGGGCGGCGATGTTTCAATGGCTCGGCGTCGCCCTGATCATCGACGCGATCGACGGTCCGATCGCGCGCCGGCTCGACGTCAAGAACGTGCAGCCGAACTGGTCGGGCGACGTGCTCGATCTCGTGGTCGACTTCGTCACCTATGTGTTCGTGCCGGCCTATGCGATCGTGGCCAGCGGCCTGTTGCTGCCCGTCGCGGCTCCCTTGCTCGGCGTCGCCATCATCGTCACCAGCGCCTTATATTTCGCCGATTTGCGCATGAAGGCGGACGACAATCATTTCCGTGGCTTCCCGGCGCTGTGGAATGCGGCGGCGTTCTACCTGTTCCTGCTGCACTGGCCGCCGCTGTGGTCGACGCTGCTGGTGACCGCGCTGGTCGTGCTGACCTTCGTGCCGTTTCACGTGCTGCATCCGGTCCGCGTCGTGCGGCTGCGCTGGCTGACGATGTCGCTGATCGCGATCTGGGCGGTGCTCGCCCTCTACGTGCTGGAGATGGACTTTCGCGTCGGTACCGGCGTCACCATCGTGCTCTGCGCCATCGCGCTCTGGATCAGCTTCAGCGATGCCTTGATACGATTGGTGCGATCCTTCGCATGA
- a CDS encoding UbiH/UbiF family hydroxylase, whose translation MTDASTLYDTAVIGGGPAGLAAAIALAQAGGRTALVARRAPYADNRTTALLGASVDLLETLDVWSRCRDKAAALEVMRLVDDTGRLFRAPEVRFSCHEIALDAFGYNIDNRSLMLALEERAAELPNLVRFDDEAESIVVEAEDVAIRTASAQFLAALLVVGADGRHSLCREAARIDVSRRELNQTALTFNVGHTRPHRNVSTEFHTPHGPCVFVPLPGDRSSVVWVSAPAEAERLRSLDDAELSAAVERQSHSILGRMSVEPGRNLFPLAIERPKSFGRDRIALVGEAAHVVPPIGAQGLNLGLRDAADIARLAGEAVAAGQDPGADEVLTRYDRARRPDILSRTFAIDIANRSLLNDFLALQPVRAAGMHLLGAIGPLRRFAMREGLTPTWRR comes from the coding sequence ATGACAGACGCCTCGACACTTTATGACACCGCCGTGATCGGCGGCGGGCCGGCGGGGCTTGCCGCGGCGATCGCGCTGGCACAGGCGGGTGGCCGGACTGCATTGGTGGCGCGTCGTGCTCCCTATGCCGACAATCGCACCACCGCATTGCTCGGTGCCTCCGTCGACCTCCTGGAGACGCTCGACGTCTGGTCGCGCTGCAGGGACAAGGCGGCCGCGCTCGAGGTCATGCGCCTCGTCGACGACACCGGCCGGTTGTTCCGCGCGCCGGAGGTCCGGTTCTCCTGTCACGAAATCGCGCTGGATGCCTTCGGCTACAACATCGACAACCGCTCGCTGATGCTGGCGCTGGAAGAACGTGCGGCCGAGCTGCCCAATCTCGTCCGTTTCGACGACGAAGCCGAAAGCATCGTCGTCGAGGCCGAAGACGTCGCCATCCGGACGGCCTCCGCCCAGTTTCTCGCGGCCCTCCTCGTGGTCGGCGCCGACGGCCGGCATTCGCTGTGCCGGGAGGCTGCCCGCATCGACGTGTCGCGGCGCGAGCTCAACCAGACCGCGCTGACCTTCAACGTCGGCCACACCAGGCCGCATCGCAACGTCTCGACCGAGTTCCACACGCCGCACGGTCCGTGCGTGTTCGTGCCCCTGCCCGGCGACCGCTCTAGCGTCGTCTGGGTCTCGGCTCCGGCCGAGGCCGAGCGGCTGCGGAGCCTCGATGACGCCGAGCTGTCCGCGGCGGTCGAGAGGCAGTCACATTCGATCCTGGGACGGATGAGCGTGGAGCCCGGACGCAACCTGTTCCCGCTGGCGATCGAACGTCCAAAATCCTTCGGCCGCGACCGTATCGCGCTGGTCGGCGAAGCCGCCCATGTGGTTCCCCCGATCGGCGCCCAGGGCCTCAATCTCGGCCTGCGCGATGCCGCCGACATCGCGCGGCTTGCCGGGGAAGCGGTCGCCGCGGGCCAGGATCCCGGCGCGGACGAGGTGCTCACGCGCTACGACCGGGCGCGGCGTCCGGACATCCTGAGCCGCACGTTTGCGATCGACATTGCCAACCGCTCCCTGCTGAACGATTTCCTGGCGCTGCAGCCGGTCCGCGCTGCCGGCATGCACCTGCTCGGCGCCATCGGCCCGCTCCGGCGCTTTGCAATGCGCGAGGGCCTGACGCCGACTTGGCGAAGGTAG
- a CDS encoding AEC family transporter — translation MVDILNLALPYFGLIFVGFACGKVKSLPESGLAWMNFFLLYVSLPALLFAIMSKTPFSELNNPPFLIATTLSTVAAFTLALVVGKVFGRLTLREATLAGLSGGYGNIGYMGPGLALAVLGSKAAAPTALIFCCDSIFLFTVVPLLIELSDRDHPSIVHAFGVVLKQIVLNPLIMSACFGAAVAALHIEIPVALDRTITFLQNAAAPTALFVLGVTVALRPFDRVPWEVPGVVAIKLLFHPLAAFGLMLAFGPFAQPWAATAVLMASLPPALNVFVIARQNDAWIESASVAVLLGTFASVVTLTSVMWAIQTGRLAFP, via the coding sequence ATGGTCGATATCCTCAATCTCGCGCTACCATATTTTGGCTTGATCTTCGTCGGTTTCGCATGCGGCAAGGTCAAATCCCTGCCGGAATCAGGCCTCGCCTGGATGAACTTCTTCCTGCTCTACGTGTCGCTGCCGGCGCTGCTGTTCGCGATCATGTCCAAGACGCCGTTCTCGGAATTGAACAATCCGCCGTTCCTGATCGCGACCACGCTGTCCACGGTCGCCGCGTTCACCCTGGCGCTGGTCGTCGGCAAGGTTTTCGGCCGGCTGACATTGCGCGAGGCGACGCTCGCCGGCCTGTCCGGCGGCTACGGCAATATCGGCTATATGGGGCCGGGCCTGGCGCTCGCCGTGCTCGGCAGCAAGGCTGCGGCGCCGACGGCACTGATCTTCTGCTGCGACAGCATCTTCCTGTTCACCGTCGTGCCGCTCCTGATCGAGCTGTCCGACCGTGATCATCCCTCGATCGTGCACGCCTTCGGCGTGGTGCTGAAGCAGATCGTGCTCAACCCGCTGATCATGTCGGCCTGCTTCGGCGCCGCCGTCGCAGCCCTTCATATCGAGATTCCCGTCGCGCTCGATCGCACCATCACCTTCCTGCAGAACGCGGCGGCGCCGACCGCGCTGTTCGTGCTCGGTGTGACCGTGGCGCTGCGCCCGTTCGACCGCGTCCCATGGGAGGTGCCGGGTGTGGTCGCGATCAAGCTGCTATTCCATCCGCTCGCGGCGTTTGGCTTGATGCTGGCGTTCGGGCCGTTCGCGCAGCCCTGGGCCGCCACCGCCGTGCTGATGGCCTCGCTGCCGCCGGCGCTGAACGTGTTCGTGATCGCCCGGCAGAACGATGCCTGGATCGAATCCGCCTCCGTCGCCGTGCTGCTCGGGACCTTCGCGTCCGTGGTCACGCTGACCAGCGTGATGTGGGCGATCCAGACGGGGCGGCTGGCGTTTCCGTGA
- the hspQ gene encoding heat shock protein HspQ has protein sequence MIKARTAKFQIGQVVRHRIFSFRGVIFDIDPEFNNTEEWWLSIPEEVRPHKDQPFYHLLAENAESEYVAYVSEQNLLPDESGEPVRHSQVAEIFIKNKDGGYRPRNPSLN, from the coding sequence ATGATTAAAGCGCGGACCGCCAAATTCCAGATCGGACAGGTCGTGCGCCACCGGATCTTCTCGTTCCGGGGCGTCATCTTCGACATCGATCCGGAATTCAACAACACCGAGGAGTGGTGGCTGTCGATCCCCGAGGAGGTGCGGCCCCACAAGGATCAGCCGTTCTATCACCTGCTCGCGGAGAACGCTGAGTCGGAATACGTCGCCTATGTCTCCGAGCAGAACCTGCTGCCGGACGAGTCCGGCGAGCCGGTCCGGCATTCCCAAGTCGCCGAGATCTTCATCAAGAACAAGGATGGCGGCTACCGCCCGCGCAATCCGTCCCTGAATTGA
- a CDS encoding invasion associated locus B family protein, with translation MNFRYLAASVRPRGRILALLTATALVVPFTAEAQTPAPAPGAPAPKATPAPKAAPPKAAPKAPAPASPQAQQPPAQGGQQGAAQPADQQIQLIYAPWTKFCLKGQDANAKQVCFTGKDGRIESGQPVIAAVIIEPEGEPKKILRVTLPLGMQLVHGTRIIVDNNPPLQQPYVICFQNGCMSDYEATPELINNMKKGQNLVVQAINANGAPLTLPLPLAGEFQKAYDGPPTDPKVFEETQKKLQEELQKKAEEQRKKLEQQGTPPAGQK, from the coding sequence ATGAATTTCCGTTACTTGGCCGCGTCCGTCCGGCCGCGCGGGCGAATTCTCGCCTTGTTGACGGCGACGGCGTTGGTCGTCCCGTTCACCGCTGAGGCCCAAACTCCCGCTCCGGCTCCCGGCGCGCCCGCGCCCAAGGCGACTCCGGCCCCGAAAGCTGCCCCTCCGAAGGCCGCCCCGAAGGCTCCGGCCCCGGCATCCCCGCAGGCTCAGCAGCCGCCGGCCCAAGGCGGCCAGCAGGGTGCGGCGCAGCCGGCCGATCAGCAGATCCAGCTGATCTATGCCCCCTGGACCAAGTTCTGCCTCAAGGGCCAGGACGCCAACGCCAAGCAGGTCTGCTTTACCGGCAAGGACGGCCGCATCGAATCGGGCCAGCCGGTCATCGCCGCCGTGATCATCGAGCCGGAAGGCGAGCCCAAGAAGATCCTGCGCGTGACGCTGCCGCTCGGCATGCAGCTCGTCCACGGCACCCGGATCATCGTGGACAACAACCCGCCGCTGCAGCAGCCCTACGTGATCTGCTTCCAGAACGGCTGCATGTCGGACTACGAGGCAACGCCCGAGCTCATCAACAACATGAAGAAGGGCCAGAATCTCGTTGTGCAGGCGATCAACGCCAATGGCGCGCCGCTGACCCTGCCGCTGCCGCTCGCCGGCGAATTCCAGAAGGCCTATGACGGTCCGCCGACCGATCCGAAGGTGTTCGAGGAAACCCAGAAGAAGCTTCAGGAAGAGCTTCAGAAGAAGGCCGAGGAGCAGCGCAAGAAGCTCGAGCAGCAGGGCACGCCGCCGGCTGGCCAGAAGTAG
- a CDS encoding extracellular solute-binding protein, translating to MFMFQRLFEGLGVRLGVLIQASALALGLSDGASMGAARAEDAHAIAMHGKPAMPADFVHMPYVNPDAPKGGRLTWGMLGTFDSLNPFIVKGLAVQQMRSYVVESLLARGHDEPFTLYGLLARSVETNDERSFVTFRLDPRARFSDGKPVAAEDVLFSWQLLRDHGRPNHRQYYTKAVKAEALDPLTVRFDLAGANDRELPLILGLMPILPKHAVDVASFEETTLTSPIGSGPYRVTAVKAGASVTLTRNPDYWGRDLPINRGLYNFDEIRLDYFREANGQFEAFKRGLYDFRVEHEPLRWHDGYDFPAVRSGDVVRDTVKPGLPQPSEFLVFNTRRPIFADIRVRQALTLLFDFELVNRNYFFGLYSRAAGYFAGSDLSAYGRPADGRERELLQPFAARIPSDIMDGSYRLPATDGSGRDRTTLRAALKLLSEAGYDLDGTVLRNRATRAPFSFEILVTTRDQERIALAFQRDLKRAGIEPSVRSVDPVQFDQRRLAYEFDMIQNRWDQSLSPGNEQYFYWGSAAADNPGTRNYMGARDPAVDAMIAALLEAREHTDFVSSVRALDRALISGFYTIPLFNVSEQWIARWNRIERPKATSLSGYLPETWWAKGQKQATEAK from the coding sequence ATGTTCATGTTCCAACGCCTTTTCGAGGGCCTCGGTGTCCGCCTTGGCGTCCTGATCCAGGCCTCTGCCCTTGCCCTGGGCTTGAGTGACGGAGCGTCGATGGGCGCGGCACGGGCCGAGGACGCCCATGCCATCGCCATGCACGGCAAGCCGGCGATGCCGGCCGATTTCGTCCATATGCCCTACGTCAACCCGGATGCGCCCAAGGGCGGCCGCTTGACCTGGGGCATGCTCGGGACCTTCGACAGCCTCAATCCCTTCATCGTCAAGGGGCTGGCCGTGCAGCAGATGCGCAGCTACGTGGTCGAGAGCCTGCTCGCGCGCGGCCATGACGAGCCGTTCACGCTCTATGGCCTGCTCGCCAGGAGCGTCGAAACCAACGACGAGCGGAGCTTCGTCACGTTCCGTCTCGATCCGCGCGCCCGTTTCTCCGACGGCAAGCCGGTCGCGGCCGAGGACGTGCTGTTCTCCTGGCAGCTGCTGCGCGACCACGGCCGGCCGAACCACCGGCAATATTACACCAAGGCGGTCAAGGCCGAGGCGCTCGATCCCCTCACTGTCCGCTTCGACCTCGCCGGCGCCAACGATCGCGAGTTGCCGCTGATCCTCGGCCTGATGCCGATCCTGCCGAAGCATGCGGTCGACGTCGCAAGCTTCGAGGAGACGACGCTGACGAGCCCGATCGGCTCCGGCCCCTACCGCGTCACGGCGGTGAAGGCAGGCGCCAGCGTGACGCTGACCCGCAATCCCGATTATTGGGGCCGCGATCTGCCCATCAACCGCGGCCTCTACAATTTCGACGAGATCCGGCTCGACTATTTTCGCGAGGCCAACGGCCAGTTCGAAGCTTTCAAGCGCGGCCTCTACGATTTCCGCGTCGAGCACGAACCGCTGCGCTGGCACGACGGCTACGACTTTCCGGCCGTCAGAAGCGGCGATGTGGTCCGCGACACCGTGAAGCCGGGCTTGCCGCAGCCATCCGAATTCCTGGTGTTCAACACGCGCCGCCCGATCTTCGCCGACATCCGCGTGCGCCAGGCGCTGACGCTGCTGTTCGATTTCGAGCTGGTCAACCGCAATTACTTCTTCGGGCTCTATTCGCGCGCTGCCGGCTATTTCGCTGGCTCGGACCTGTCGGCCTATGGCCGCCCGGCGGACGGACGGGAACGTGAGCTGCTCCAGCCGTTCGCCGCCCGAATTCCGTCCGACATCATGGACGGCAGCTACCGCCTTCCCGCGACCGACGGTTCGGGACGCGACCGCACCACGCTGCGCGCGGCGCTGAAGCTGTTGTCCGAGGCTGGCTACGATCTCGACGGCACGGTGCTGCGCAACCGCGCGACGCGAGCGCCCTTCAGCTTCGAGATCCTGGTCACGACCCGCGACCAGGAGCGTATCGCATTGGCGTTCCAGCGCGACCTCAAGCGCGCCGGAATCGAGCCGAGCGTGCGCTCGGTCGATCCCGTGCAATTCGACCAGCGCCGGCTCGCTTACGAATTCGACATGATCCAGAACCGCTGGGACCAGTCGCTCTCGCCCGGCAACGAGCAATATTTCTACTGGGGCAGTGCGGCCGCCGACAATCCCGGGACCCGCAATTACATGGGCGCCAGGGATCCGGCGGTCGATGCCATGATCGCCGCCCTGCTCGAGGCCCGTGAACATACGGATTTCGTCTCCTCGGTGCGGGCGCTCGACCGCGCTTTGATCTCGGGCTTCTACACAATCCCTCTGTTTAACGTATCCGAGCAATGGATCGCGCGCTGGAATCGGATAGAACGACCCAAGGCCACCTCGCTCTCGGGCTATTTGCCGGAGACCTGGTGGGCGAAGGGGCAGAAGCAAGCCACTGAAGCAAAGTGA
- a CDS encoding class I adenylate-forming enzyme family protein, translating into MNQPAVSPTLDTLFQRTLIRQPHATALLDPLNKARITGHQPRRMTYAEADTAIEALSAYFVESGLPANSVIAIQLPNTVEFVLTVLAAHRAGLVVAVLPLLWRHAELTAALNRTAARAIVTMSKVDGTSYADLAMHAAAEAFSIRHVCGFGEDLPEGMASLDDVLARPPGTTRAVIQDGRKAAMISFDVTAEGFRPVPRPHFSLIAGGLAMSLEADIRQGATLMAAFAPMSFAGLASSLAVWLLSGGALALHHPFEVEVLEQQINEHDCEVLIAPAQLALRLGDSDLAARMPSLRNVIGLWRAPEQVAASDAWIAPHAPLTDVYLFGEAGLFGARRGEDGMPVAVMPGPHGAPREQSGSSIAGESLLTPKGTLGLRGAMVPIAAYAPPQPVGETLTAQPPRDYVDTGYAARIDRPSGAICITAPPSGIMAVGGYRFLSNDLQEWARRLGQGALLTALPDRLSGHRLAGRAQDNARAREALSELGLNPLMVEAFRDRSGPV; encoded by the coding sequence GTGAACCAGCCAGCCGTATCGCCGACGCTCGACACGCTGTTTCAGCGCACGCTGATCCGGCAGCCGCATGCGACCGCGCTGCTCGATCCCCTCAACAAGGCACGCATCACCGGGCACCAGCCGCGGCGGATGACCTATGCCGAGGCCGACACCGCCATCGAGGCGCTGTCGGCATATTTCGTCGAATCGGGCCTGCCGGCCAATTCCGTCATCGCGATCCAGCTGCCCAACACGGTCGAGTTCGTGCTGACGGTGCTCGCCGCCCATCGCGCCGGTCTCGTCGTCGCCGTGCTGCCGCTGCTCTGGCGCCATGCGGAACTGACCGCGGCGCTCAATCGCACCGCGGCCCGTGCCATCGTCACCATGAGCAAGGTCGACGGCACCAGCTATGCCGACCTCGCGATGCATGCGGCCGCCGAAGCCTTCTCGATCCGTCACGTCTGCGGCTTCGGAGAAGACCTGCCCGAAGGCATGGCCTCGCTCGACGACGTGCTTGCCCGCCCGCCCGGCACCACGCGCGCCGTGATCCAGGACGGCCGCAAGGCGGCGATGATCTCCTTCGACGTCACCGCGGAAGGCTTTCGTCCGGTGCCGCGGCCGCATTTCAGCCTGATCGCCGGCGGGCTCGCGATGTCGCTGGAAGCCGACATCCGGCAAGGCGCGACATTGATGGCGGCGTTCGCGCCGATGTCGTTCGCCGGCCTCGCCTCCTCGCTCGCTGTTTGGCTGCTCTCCGGCGGCGCGCTGGCGCTGCATCATCCCTTCGAGGTCGAGGTGCTGGAGCAGCAGATCAACGAGCATGATTGCGAGGTGCTGATCGCGCCGGCGCAGCTGGCCTTGCGGCTCGGCGATTCCGACCTGGCGGCTCGGATGCCATCCTTGCGCAACGTCATCGGCCTGTGGCGCGCGCCGGAGCAGGTGGCTGCGAGCGATGCCTGGATCGCCCCGCATGCGCCGCTGACCGACGTCTATCTGTTCGGCGAGGCAGGCCTGTTCGGCGCCCGCCGCGGCGAGGATGGCATGCCGGTCGCGGTGATGCCCGGGCCGCACGGCGCTCCGCGCGAGCAATCCGGCTCCTCCATCGCCGGCGAGAGCCTGCTGACGCCGAAGGGCACGCTCGGCCTGCGCGGCGCGATGGTGCCGATCGCGGCCTACGCCCCGCCGCAGCCGGTCGGGGAGACCCTGACGGCGCAGCCGCCGCGCGACTATGTCGACACCGGCTATGCCGCGCGGATCGACCGCCCGAGCGGTGCAATCTGCATCACCGCGCCGCCCTCCGGCATCATGGCCGTCGGCGGCTACCGCTTCCTCTCCAACGATTTGCAGGAATGGGCCCGCCGGCTCGGCCAGGGCGCCCTCCTCACGGCGCTGCCCGACCGCCTCTCCGGCCACAGGCTCGCCGGACGCGCCCAGGACAACGCCCGCGCCCGCGAGGCGCTCAGCGAGCTCGGGCTTAACCCTCTGATGGTCGAAGCTTTTCGCGATCGCTCCGGGCCGGTCTAG
- a CDS encoding GGDEF domain-containing protein: MSQAGPILFVSNADRPRFVGALDEARLFPVVDTDWAGAARAVDEVQPAAILAAMHGGHEPHMAALSRKIADQSPYLPFVVVDAAGTLPHNALPFSSRGGNPDRLIARLRAALRVRTLHATVLRRLPEVKVALPQGDPARDATVLLIGRGAAYPALSVALGERVGVVGALSIEAAAKHLNTRDLDGVVLAEGFTARVTDAFLTVLAEDTRFRSLPVVVTAHQLTQTYDLPNLELIPGEPAKVAANALPLIRQHAMEAQLSRTLRSIDAGGWLDPRSGLLTAEAFARDFAKAVEQALARGGGLSVARFAFDPGNSRAQLDAARILSRLMRQMDFGTAQRDGSVIVVFAETDFRTAHMIARRLSAVMRHTSNGKHEMRSDPVVSVDSLSPSDTARSLLARLSADASRAAS, encoded by the coding sequence ATGTCCCAGGCGGGCCCGATCCTCTTTGTGTCCAATGCCGATCGGCCGCGCTTCGTTGGGGCACTGGACGAGGCCCGGCTGTTTCCCGTGGTCGACACCGACTGGGCCGGCGCGGCACGCGCGGTCGATGAGGTGCAGCCGGCCGCGATACTCGCCGCGATGCATGGCGGACACGAGCCGCATATGGCCGCGCTCTCCAGGAAGATCGCCGACCAATCGCCCTACCTTCCGTTCGTCGTCGTGGATGCGGCGGGCACGCTGCCTCATAACGCCCTGCCCTTCTCCTCGCGCGGCGGCAACCCCGACCGCCTAATCGCACGGCTTCGCGCCGCGCTGCGCGTGCGCACGCTCCATGCCACCGTGCTGCGCCGGCTACCCGAGGTGAAAGTCGCACTGCCGCAAGGTGACCCTGCCCGCGATGCCACCGTGCTCCTGATCGGCCGCGGCGCCGCCTACCCCGCGTTGTCCGTCGCGCTCGGCGAACGCGTCGGCGTCGTCGGCGCGCTCTCGATCGAGGCCGCCGCGAAGCATCTCAACACCCGGGACCTCGACGGCGTGGTCCTCGCCGAGGGCTTTACGGCGCGCGTCACCGACGCCTTTCTCACGGTGCTCGCCGAGGACACCCGCTTCCGCAGCCTGCCGGTCGTCGTCACCGCGCACCAGCTGACGCAAACCTACGATCTGCCCAATCTGGAGCTGATCCCGGGCGAGCCGGCCAAGGTCGCCGCCAACGCGTTACCCCTGATCCGCCAGCACGCGATGGAAGCGCAGTTGAGCCGCACCTTGCGTTCGATCGATGCCGGCGGCTGGCTCGATCCGCGCAGCGGCCTGCTCACGGCGGAAGCCTTCGCCCGGGATTTTGCCAAGGCGGTCGAGCAGGCGCTGGCCCGCGGCGGCGGTCTGTCCGTCGCGCGTTTCGCCTTCGACCCCGGCAATTCCCGCGCCCAGCTCGACGCCGCGCGCATCCTCAGCCGCCTGATGCGGCAGATGGATTTCGGCACGGCGCAGAGGGACGGCTCGGTCATCGTCGTGTTCGCGGAGACCGACTTCCGCACGGCCCATATGATCGCGCGGCGTCTGTCGGCGGTGATGCGGCATACTTCCAACGGCAAGCACGAGATGC